GAGCGGGCAGACAATCTTGGAAGTGTTAGCACCGGAGAAATccaggggttcaggggcaacATACCCCCCAGTAAACAAAGATGTTGACCCAAATCTGCCAATCCAAAAATGCCTGTCTGACATATTTCCACTTGAAATCATCGGCCTGGGCCACCATAGCGTGATCGTTCCTCTTGCTCTGCCCTTGATACTTGAGACGGAACACGACAAATGCTCGTTCTTCCTCGGTCAAAAAATTCGCTGTCTCGGGAAAGTCGTGCAGAGTGAAAAAAGCCAAGACGGCGACCAGGACGGTTGCGATGCCTGGGTTGTTAGCTCGCACTCCAAAAAAGCAGGGGTTGACTTACCCTCAAGAATAAAAATCCACTGCCAGCCATGCAgccccccaacaccatccatcTTCCCAATGGCAAATGCCAAAAGTCCACTGAATGCGCCGGCGATGGAAGCTGCACTGAAGAACATGGCTTGTCTCAACTGCATCTCCTCACGCTTGTACCAGTTTGTGAGGTAGTAAGCAACGCCAGGAAACAGACCAGCCTCGGTAACGCCCAGAAAGATGCGAGCTGTCAAGAGTCCGGTAAAGTTGTGCACGATGCCCATCAAGGTCATCACCACGCCCCACGCAACCATGATGGCTGGCAACCAGATAGAAGGCCTGATCTTTTTGAGCATCAGGTTGCTGGGAACCTCGAATGCGGCATAGGTGAAAAAAAAGGCTGTGAGACACCAGTTGTATTGGTCATCCGTCAAGCCAAGATCTTCCTGAAGGCCTTCAATTTTGGCATTGCCAATGTTACCACCTAAAACAGATCAGAATTGGACACTTGGGGAAACAAGAGATACTGACGATCCAGAAAAGAGAGTAGGTACAGCAGGGCAAGCATCGGAATCAAGCGAATGTCCATCTGTCGATAGTCAGCATGCAGGGTCTTCCAATGGTCGGGCATACCTTAGGTATGTTCGGTACCTACCTTGCGGAGAATTGCCTTCTCGTTCAAATGAGCAAACGACTCTCCCGTCCTCTCGATCTCGCTGCGTTCTGCTTCCTCAGACTGTGAACCGCCATCGTGTTTTTCGGACAGAGCAGCTCCGGGAACACTCATTTTGAcaggtgggagaggtgacATGTAGGCAATTGAATGAGTACACCAAGGAGGCAAACCACCCTTCTTTTAATCCCACATGCCAACATAGGCTTATTTCCTGGCATTCCTTAGATGATGATGCAAATCCCGGGCCACCTCGGTTTGCACGTCCCGCTCCCCCGCATCACGTTCCCCCGCATACTCAGCTTATTCCCCGCGATCTTGCCTAGACCGGGCGAGATCGTCAACCTTATTCCCTGAAATCCTAcaactgtggtggtggttgccacGTCGTCAGTGGCGCGGGGTATCACCAACCATGACGGAGAAACAGAACTGAGCAGCTGGAAACCTAAAGCCCGATTTAGTTTCTGAAAAAGGAAGCTCAAAATGCTAGATCCACTACAATGGCAGACGTTCGGCTTTGAGGAAAGGCAGATTGATTGAGAGGGGGTTTTCTTTGAGGTTAAGCATAACCGGTTCTCAATTCAACATGATTGCTGTGACAAGGTCAGCACATTCTTTGATTTGGGGCGTACAGGTAATTGAGATGAGAATGGAGGGCCTGGAAGAGAGGTTTTGCATGAGGAATAAACCAAATAAATCGGCGGGTCCTGCAATTTTGTAGGTGGCATAGAAGAAAGTATTTCGTCAGGAGAGAGATGGGTCGTTGAGAGCTACCAGATTTGCGATTTTGGGAGCAGATGATTTATGCAAAGGTTTTACACAAGACTCAACCGTCAGGGGGAAGCTGCCAATAGTGGCATGCAGGTTACGGTTAAAGCAAGACTCTGGTGACTCTATGCTTGCTCGCCAAAAGCAAAAGTCTTCTGAATTTTTGGGATGTGTAGGGATAAAGAAGTGCACTTATCGCTGCTGTGGACAGTGCCaagtataaaaaaataaaataaaaaataacaAAGGTTTAGTCAGCCGTGTCTTTAGCCTTCCGGCATGGCATACCTTGATCGAGATAGGAATaaacgaaaaaaaagtcaAGATTTGCCTAGCAAACTAACACGGGCAAATATTGCATGCCTGGAGACGAGACAGACCATGCTGACATGTGAAAGGGGTTCGTCATCGAAGCGTTGCATCCATCCGCTGACCCTGAATGACAGATAAACATCAAAAATGTTGCCAGGAAGGCAGCCGGCAGCTCGCTTCTCCGAAAGACGGGGCAGAGAGGGACCGACAGTCTCTCGAGATAACAGCATCGGTTTGATCCCGAAGTCAAGCCCCACATATTCCAGTCGATAACGCATCGCTGAGGCTCTGCTTGTGGATCCCCGGGTTGACTCCGCCAACATTCGGCATCGCAATACCAATGGCGTGACATGGAAACGGAAGGATGCCGAGATGACGTCTCCACCGTCAGACGGAATACACACGGCCAAAAGAGTAATAAACAAAATGTAAAGAACAGTCGTCAGGAGCATCATCGAGCAAAGCCGGTCAAGCCAAAGGCCCAAGAAACGACACCATGGCGGGAGGACCACCGAGCGGTGCCGCGAGCACGATCGGGACAGGCGACACACTGGCTGACCAGCATCCTTACCAGGACAGGCGTCGTTCCTTCAtggttgatgctgatgccTCGGAACTCCAAAGAATCGCATCTGTTCTCTCTCGACATCAATCTCATGTGCGTCAACCCACTGCAAAGGACGACCCTACACTGGATCCCGAATCAGACCATTTCGATGTGACGCGATGGGTACGCCATTTTGTCGGACAACTCAACAAGCAAGGCCACAAGGCAACCAACCTGGGTGTTGTTTTTCGGGACCTGGATGTCTTTGGGTCGGGTTCAGCTCTGCAGCTTCAAGAGACGGTCGATTCAGTTCTTCTCGCCCCCTTTCGACTCGGAGAACTATTCGGCAGTCACAAAAAGGAGCGGAAGCAAATTCTGCATGGTTTCAACGGCTTGCTCAAGAGTGGCGAGCTTCTAGCTGTTCTGGGCCGTCCTGGATCAGGATGCAGCACCTTTCTCAAGAGCCTCTGCGGAGAGCTGTACGGCTTGGACGTCGGCAAGCGGTCCGTCATTCATTATAATGGCGCCTCTCAGGCTcagatgaagaaggagttCAAGGGCGAGGTTGTGTATAACCAAGAGGTCGACAAGCACTTTCCCCATCTCACAGTCGGTCAAACCCTTGAACACGCCGCTGCAATgcgcaccccctccaaccggGCCGAGGGCATGTCGAGATCTGAATACTGCCAGTACATCGCCCGCGTCGTCATGGCTGTTTTTGGCCTCAGTCACACCTATCACACCAAGGTGGGAAATGACTACGTACGAGGTGTCTCCGGTGGCGAACGAAAGAGGGTCAGTATTGccgagatgatggtggccgGCTCTCCCATCTCGGCTTGGGACAACAGCACACGAGGTCTTGACTCGACTTCAGCCCTCAAATTTGTCCAGGCCCTTCGACTCTATTCCAACATTGCTGGCTCGGCAAATGCCGTGGCCATGTACCAAGCCAGTCAAGCCATTTACGACGAATTCGACAAGACAACAGTCCTTTATGCCGGCCGTCAAATCTACTTTGGCCCTGCCAATGCGGCAAAAGCTTTCTTTGAGCGTCAGGGCTGGTTCtgccctcctcgtcaaaccACTGGTGACTTTTTGACATCAGTTACTAACCCCGAAGAACGCATCCCTCGACCTGGCATGGAACAAAAGGTGCCACGGACGCCCGAGGACTTTGAGCAGTACTGGCTTGCTTCGCCCGAGTTCAAGGCCCTCCAAGAAGAAATGGCCGCGTATGACCAAGAGTTTCAGGGAGAGCGTCAGATCCAAAGTCTGAGCCATCTGCGAGAGACCAAGAATCACAAGCAGGCCAAACACGTCCGCCAAGGTTCCCCATacatcatcagcatccccATGCAGATCAAGCACAACACTGTTCGCGCCTACCAGAGGGTTTGGAACGATATCTCGGCCACTCTGGTCAATGTCGGTGCTAATCTGATCCTGGCCCTCATTATCGGTTCCATTTTTTACGGCAACCCCGATGCCACTGTCGGTTTTGAAGGCAAGGGATCTGTCTTGTTCATGGCCATCCTGTTGAACGCCCTCACCGCCATCTCGGAAATCGATAGTCTTTACGATCAGCGACCCATTGTCGAAAAACATCACTCCTACGCGTTTTACCATCCCGCCAccgaagcagcagctggcaTTGTGGCCGACTTGCCCATCAAGTTTGCTGCGGCTGTCGTGTTCAATCTCATTGCCTACTTTCTAGCCGGCCTTGGCCGGACACCCTCTCAATTCTTTCTCTACTTTTTGATCTCGTACATTTCGACTTTTGTCATGAGCGCCATTTTCCGGACTCTGGCGGCCATCACCAGAACCGTCTCTCAGGCCATGGCGTTGGCTGGTGTGTTGGCCTTGGCACTGGTCATGTACACTGGCTACATTATTCCTGTGCCGCAGATGCACCCCTGGTTTGGCTGGATTCGGTGGATCAACCCCATCTACTACGCTTTCGAGATCCTGGTCGCCAACGAGTTCCACGGGAGGGAATTCACTTGCTCGGACATTATCCCGCCATACTCTCCTCCGCAAGGCTCGAGTTGGATCTGTGCCAGTGCTGGAGCGGTCGCTGGAAGGCCAACCGTCAACGGAGATGCATACATCTCTGTGGCCTACCAGTACACGTACGATCACGTCTGGAGAAACTTTGGCATCCTCATCggcttcttgatctttttCATGGGCGTGTATTTTGCCGCCGTGGAGCTCAACTCATCCGTGACCAGCACAGCCGAAGCCTTGGTCTTTCAGCGTGCCCATGTCCCTTCTCACTTGCAAAAGGGTAGAGACGAAGAGcgcgggggagagggcggtgcTGCGGCGGAAAGGGGAGCTCAAGACCCCGAGAATAGTGCCATTGAGCCTCAGAAGGACATCTTCACTTGGAAAGATGTGGTGTACGATATTGAtgtcaaggagggcaagcGTCGGCTGTTGGACCATGTCTCTGGATGGGTGAAACCAGGTACGCTTACGGCTCTCATGGGCGCTTCTGGCGCCGGCAAGACGACATTATTGGACGTTCTCGCCCAGCGCACCAGCATCGGCGTTGTCACCGGGGACATGCTTGTCAACGGCAGGCCATTCGGGGCCGACTTTCAGCGTCAAACCGGTTATGTGCAACAACAAGGTATGTTTTCTGTTTCCCGCCCTTGCCAACTTTTTCTAATCCTGATCAGATCTCCATCTGGATACGGCGACTGTGAGAGAAAGTCTCCGTTTCAGCGCCATGCTTCGCCGCCCCAAGACGGTTTCCAAAGCAGAAAAATTTGCGTTTGTCGAAGAAGTCATCAAGATGCTCGGCATGGAGGAATATGCCAACGCTGTTGTTGGCATTCCAGGCGAGGGCCTCAACGTCGAACAACGAAAACTTCTCACGATTGGCGTTGAGCTGGTGGCTAAACCCAAACTGTTGCTATTCTTGGATGAGCCCACCAGCGGCCTTGACTCGCAGAGCGCCTGGGCCATTTGCGTCTTTCTGCGTAAGCTCGCCGATGCTGGCCAGGCTGTGTTGTGCACTATTCATCAGCCCAATGCCATCTTGTTTCAACAATTTGACCGGCTCCTGTTCCTGGCCAAGGGGGGAAAGACAGTCTACTTTGGAAACATTGGACATAACTCCAAGTCCCTGTTGGAATACTTTGAGCACCATGGAGCCAGGCACTGCGGCGACGATGAGAATCCTGCCGAGTACATGCTCGAGATTGTGGCCGAAGGCGTCAACAATAAGGGCCAGGACTGGCATTCGGTCTGGAAGGACAGCGACGAGTTCAGGGATGTTCTCGCCGAGATTGACAGGATCCATTCTTCTTCACAAAAAGACACCGTCGCCGCTCCTGCTGCGGGAGAGACAAACTCGGAGTTTGCCATGCCGTTCCATGCGCAGGTCTGGGAGGTGACACGGCGCATCTTTCAGCAGTACTGGAGAATGCCGGGATATGTCCTGGCCAAGTTCGCACTGGGAATCATGTCCGGCCTCTTTATTGGTTTCACCTTTTACCAAGCCGACGGGACCCAGGGTGGTATGAGAAATATTGTTTTTGCAGTGTTCAtggtcaccaccatctttaCCACACTTGTGCAGCAGGTTCGTTCACCTATCAACTGTTTGAAGTGTCCGCCAGCTTACTGACTGCTCAAAGATCCAacccctcttcatcacccaaCGATCTCTCTACGAAGTTCGTGAGCGCCCTTCCAAGGCGTATTCCTGGAAGGCGTTCCTCATCGCCAATATCGTCGTCGAGATTCCCTATCAGATCCTCACGGGCATCCTCACATATGTGTGCTTTTACTATCCCGTTGTCGGCACAGGCCAGGCATCTTCCCGCCAGGGCCTCATCCtgctcttcatcatccagctGTTCATATACGCCAGCGCCTTTGCGCACATGACCATAGTCGCCATGCCGGATGCCCACGCCGCAGCTGGCATTGTCATCCTCCTGACCATGATGAGCACCATCTTTAGCGGTGTGCTCCAGACGAGAATCGCATTGCCCGGGTTTTGGGTGTTTATGTACTACGTCAGCCCGTTCACATACTGGATCAGCGGAATCGTGTCGACTGTGCTGCACGAGAGGCCAGTCGAGTGCTCCGTGTCGGAGACCTTGATCTTTGACCCGCCCCAGGGAATGAACTGCGCGCAGTATCTCTCTCCCCTGGCCGGACAGGGTTCAGGCTCGCTTCAAAACCCCTTCGACACTGAAGGGTGCAGGTATTGCGGGTTTGGCGTTGCGGACCAATATCTCGCCGGGGTCGACATCTTTTGGGAGGACAGGTGGAGGAATTTTGGAATCATGTGGGCGTATATCGCGTTCAACATTGCGGTTGCCATTGGAGTTTATTACATCTTCAGGGTGAGAAAGATGACAAAGAAGTAAATCGTAGAGATAAGAGATAGACGTAATCTAGAGCTTAATTCCTAATAGTACCCTTTATGCCTACTCCCGCACATCCCTAACCCCCGGGTTCTCATGGTCTAGATTGTCGTCGCTGTTGGCACAGCTATGGTGCTGATGCCGCTGGGGCCGCCAGGGCCTACACCAGGATATCGCAGCCCGGCATATCTCGCCACAGCAGCATCGCTCATGTTGGAGATGACGAGCGTTCCATCTCCAATGAGGTGGAGATTGCCCTGCGTCCTGGTCcagttgttgtttttgcGTCCAGCAGCTTCGCgagccagctcctcctcaatctcgccAACGCAACTGCTGCTCAGCTCGTGGATAACGGCCATTTTGTAATTGGCGATGAGTGTCATTGGATTCTTGAGCTGGGGCTGGCAGGCGGGGTCAAAGGTCTGCCAGCagggagcaggagggaggTATCCGAGTGCCAGTTCGGGGTCGTACATTGGCGAGCATCTCTTGGTGAGATGCGAGCTGGCAGCCGCCGTGGCTGTGGCGGCCAAGGAGAGGAAAGTGATGAGTTGCATGGTGAAGATGTTTGAAGTTGCGTGGCTGGTTCAGTTGACACGGCCGATGATGGACGCTCCCAAGGTGGTCTTTATATCATGATTTCAAAGAGACAATctaaaaaaagaaagatgcATTCCAATGGCTTGGCTGGCTCATTTCCCGCATGGAGAAACACGAGCTTTACGCTGAACGGGGCGCCGGGTAAATCGGCCTATCTTTTCGAGCGAGGGATTCAGGCATACACGATGTTCAGAACGCAGTCAGATGCTGTCGGACATGGTTCTTGCCCGCCAATGTCACGTCAAATGTCAAAAACACCGACGGAGAAGAGTGAAAAACGGCTGTCCTCCTCCGATGCCTGTTCTAGTATTGCTCGGCATGCTTGTAGTGTCGTAGCGAATCCTCCATGCAACTGTTTCACGTCTAAATACGAACTAAAAACGCATGTATGGCTCTTGTTCGCTGCTGCCTACGTAAAAGGATTTTGACAAGTATTATTATGCTATTACATCTATCACCTAATGATATCATACATTCAGGCAACCCATTTCTTGCCCATACCCTTCTTGCTCCACTGGTGGCTGCCGCCGGTGCCggttctcttcttctcctcaaacAACTTCTTGCTCAGTTGCTTGTACACAAACGTGCCTTGCGAGTTGTAGCGGATGCTGTGGTCAGAGTCGGTAAACCAGGTCACCTCGAGCTTCTCTGGGCTGACGCGGTCTCCCATCAGCAGATCAGCGAGGGCGGCAGCGTTCTGAAAGTGAACATTGTCATCGCCGGTTCCGTGCTGAATCAGGAAGCCACCGGCAATCTTCTTGAAGCCGTCCGTGTTGTGCACCGCCGACTTGTTGTATCCAGCAGCGTTGAGCGCGGGTGTCTTCATATATCTCTCGGTGTACATGGTGTCGTAGAAGCGCCAGTCCGAGACGGGAGCGGTGGCGATACCCAGAGAGATGATGGGATCGCCAATTTCGACCACCTTAGCCGTGAGATACCCACCATACGACCAGCCCCAGATACCAATCTTGGAGGCATCAACCCACGGATTTTTGGCCAGCCACTTGGCGGCCCAGATCTGGTCCTGGGCCTCAAGATCACCCAGGTTGGAGGCAACCGCGGAACGGAAAGCGCGGCCCTTGAGACCGGTGCCACGGTTGTCAACAGTAAAAGTGATGTACTCGAGCTCGGGATCGGAAGCAATATAGGCGTTCCAGCCAAAAGATTGCATTCCCTTGTTGACCTGCTGAGCACCGGGGCCGCCATAGGGAGTCAACAAGACGGGGTACTTCTTGTCGGGAGAAAAGTTGGCGGGGAGACGGAGCATGGCGTTGAGCTTGAAGCCGGAAGGGTGGTCAAGTTCGTGATACGTAATGTTGGGAAGCTTGTACtccttgaggttgttgaggagacggtcattgttgttgatgacgcGGAGGGGGGTCTTGGAGTCGATCTTGTAAAGTTCTTGGTAGGGGACGTTGGGGCCGGCATATCTCAGGATGTAATAGCCACCGCCGGTGGAAAATGAAGCGGACCAGACGGCAGAAACCTTGTCGTCGACCAATggagtcttcttcttggtgatgtAGGAAACCGAGTAAATGTGACGCTCTGTGCTGTGGCGCTCTGTGGACGTGTAGTAAATCAGTCCTCTGGAGGTGTCGATCTTGTTGATACCGGTAACCTCCCAGCTGCCCGATGTAAGAGCAATCTTGTCCTTGCCGTCCACCGAGAAGAGGTAGATGTGGTTCCACCCCGACTCGTCCGACAAGTCAAGGTAGTACTCCTTTTCGTCGtctttgcccttgcccttgcccttgccctttgccttgccttttcctttgccCTTTTGCTCCGTGATGGAGCCGATGAAGCTGATGGCCGCGTTGTTGTCGAGCCAGCCGTCGGATCCATCACGCTggcgggtgagggtggaggtcttggtggtggtgtcaaCAACCACGAGCTTTTCGTGGTCCTGAACACGGTTGAAAGCGCGGTAGATGACCTTGTCGTGCTCCTCGGTCAACCAAGCAACCTCGCCAATAATCAAATCATCAGCTGCCCACGCAGTAACAGGAATCTCGGTCgtcttcttgtccttgacgctcaagaggtggaaggccacggtggggttggtggtgccgaCCTTGGGATACCTCAGCTCCAGCTCACGGGGATAGGCCGGGGCGACCTTTTGGTTGTCCATAAAGTAAGGGATCGTGAAGGTGTCGACTCCGGTCTCGTTGAAGCTCAGGTAAGCAATATACTCGCCGTCGGGAGAATACCAGAGCGCATGGTCGGTGCCAAAGATTTCCTCCTCGTAGACCCAGTCGGGAACAGCGTTGAAAAGATCAGGGCcgccgttggtggtgatctggCTGATGGTGCCATTGTcccagaggaagaggttgttgcccTGGACAAAGGCAATCTGGGAGGACGACGCAGGGTTCCAGGTAGCATACTGGATATCACCCTTGGAACCAGGCACGAGCTGCTGGGTCTGCCCGGTGGTCACATCCTGGACCAGGTAGTTGGCAAAGTACGAGTGACGATACTGCTTAGTATAGTCGACAGCCCACAAGACCTTGGTCTGGTCGTGGGAGATGGAGTAGTCCCAATAGTCGGCGGGGATCTTGCTGGAGGCGAGGAATGTGGTCTTGTTGCCGCTGGCGACGTTTTCAAAGACAAGCGATCCGTcggaggcgagggtgatgaaGTCGCCGTCGTTGTCGGTCTGGGCCCAGGTGATTCCGGTGGTGGACACAGAGAGAGCGCCGGGGCTGCCCGTGGTGACATTGTACGTGAGCAGCTTGGAGCCGCCTCCGACgggctggtggggggggcGAGGTGGGTCGATGGCTGAGACGGCGCCCAAcagggcggcggcagcgccgACGAGAGCTGCGACGCGCTGCATGGTGTTGacgtgggaggaggggaaacTGGGAGCGCCTGCCGAGAGCAAGAAACGAAAGCGACAGCATCTCTTGGTTTTAAGGTTCGGATCGACAATCTCCTGCCCGGAAGGGAAAGCCGGGTCTAGCATCCGAGGACGGCAGGTATGTTGTTCAACGTCCCATTCAGATGACATAATCAAGGCCCGATCCAGAAGGTGGTTTATAAGTGGGCGCGCCAAGCAATGGGAAGCATAATTTGTCAATTAATTAATCTCTGAGCCAGCCCTTGGGACCGCCCCAGGTGCCTTTAACCATATATTTGTAGTATACCCAAGGAAAAAAGTCCTTCTTCAAGTGATAAAATGCCCGTCTCGGCACCGCCTGGTCAATCCTCAGCGCCTTTCCAAACGTCTCCTTGGGTACGCCGCCGTACTTGAACTCGGCCAGCAGCACCTTGCCGTACTCTGTCAACAGCGGGCACGATGTGTAGCCGTCATACTCCTCGTCCGCCTCCTTGCCCCTCATTGACCTCAGCACATTCTTGACCAGAACCGGCGCTTGCGCCGTGATGGCTGCGGCCGTCTTGGACGTGGGCAAACTGGAAGCATCTCCGGCACTCCACACATTCTTCCACTTTTTGTGCCGGAGCGTCTCTTCGTCGACATCGACAAACCCAGCCTCGTTGGCAAGAGGACTGGATTTGACAAAGGCGTGAGCGCCCATCTTGGGAGTGACGTGCATCAGGTCAAACTTGCGGGTGAGCTTCTGGTTCTCGCCATGGCTAAACACGGCATCGTTGCCGTTGATTTCGACCAGATCATGCGCAAACAGTCCCTCTactcctctctctttccgCAGCTTTTCCAGCACGGCAGAGTACTTGGGAACGCCAAACATGACGGGAAGACCGGTCGCGAATGTGATGTGGATGGGCGATGACGAGGGGTTTGCTGGGTCGTAAAGACCGGATTTCTTCCAGTGATCAAGGGCAAGCCACATGATCTTTTGAGGAGCGCCGGCGCACTTGACAATACCCATCGGCTGGGTGAAAATGGCCTGGCCGCCCTTGAGAGCCTTGATGGTGCGATCCGCCTTGTCGCACGTGTCGTAGCCGTAGATGGAGGAGACGCCCGAAtctgggttggagagggcaTCATGAAGCCCCTTGATGCTGTTGAAGTCGACCTTGATTCCGGGCACCACGACGAGATGCTCATAGGTGAGCTTGTCACCGTTGTCGAGAGTGACAGTGTTGGAATCTGGCGAGAAGGATGACAACTCTGTATTGTAGAATCGCAGCTTGGGATCGATCAAACTCTTGAGTGGTTTCCTGAGCTGCTCCTTATTCTTGAGACCGCCGCCCACCAGGGTCCATCCGGGCTGGTAGTGATGCCATTCTGCCGGGTCGACAATCGCAATGTCGTCTTGGGAGAATTTCCCCTTGCGCAGGAGCTGGTGGCTGATGGTCAGACCAGCTGAACCACCgccgacaacgacgacctTGTGAtttctggtggtgggggtgacaTTGGCGACACTCGCAAAAGTGCGCACGGCAGCCGGGGCCAGTTGCGTGATGACTGAGCGGCGGGCAGCACAGGCTGCTGTGGTGACTAATAGTTGACTGCTGGACAtgttgggatggtgatgacggGATGTCTGTCAAACGGAGGTCTGAGATCTCAGATCCAGGAACAGGAGAGGTGCGTGCTGAATGAGATGGAGGACAAAGAGCTGAAATGGTGTGCTCGAGCGTGAGCGAATTACCCAGCGGAGACGGCCAAATGTGGAGCAAGTCGCCGAGTCCCGGAGCTGTGAAACTTTTCTTGTCGCCGATCGAGTTGACTGCACTTGTGATGACTCGGCCACCGGGTGAGCAagtttctcttcctcccatgGTACTCGGTCGGCGAAAACAGACATTCCACACATCCGATGAAATTTTTCTCCCGGGCCGAGCCACCCGGTTAGTCACAGCGTTGCAATAATCGCCGTCTCTACGGCTGTCGGTGGCAGTCGGCGGCGTCGGAACTCGGCGGATGATGGGCATCGTGGTGCTGAAAAACGGTTTCTAAGGAGAAAAAGCTGAATATGGCGAGATCAATCAGTGAGTGAAGTggcttctcttttcttcatcaTATCAACAAGCTGGcgtcgacgacgatgatttCTTGATGTCGCCGTTGACGATGGCCGATAGACAGCGACGCCGGCAGCACAGACCACCAGTTGCCGGGCCGCTGTAAGTCACCCGGAGGTGGTGCCACGATGGACTGACGGCGATATCACGGGCCAGGATTCCCAGCTTAACCCCCATGTTTCTTGCCTCCCGGTAATGCCCAGTAGGCCGGCGTCTGCAACATCCCTGCAACACTTGTCATACACAAAGCTTAAACAGACCGACTCCCATCCCCACTGATCAGTGTGTTGTCCTTGCCCTCACCCACGCTCACCGAGACCACCATGAACACCCTTCAGGTACAGCAATGCGTTGAAAACGCCATCAGATGCCAGGCGACCAGCCGCCtgctcctcacccccctggTCATTTCTTCGCTTCGACTTCCACGCACCCAACTTTTCTACCACTCTCAACGTCGGTCTTTCCACCGAGCGGCGGCAGGGAGACCCTGTTGTCGACAATCTCAAAATCCACCTCGACTGTCTCAATGTCTACTACGCAAGACCTACTCTTCAGCTACTCCCCCTGCTCCGTCAGAACCTACCATTCATCCAGTCTTTGAACAGAGAACTGGCACTTTTCAATATCTAGTCGTCGATCCAGTGACCAAGGACGCAGTCATTATCGACCCTGTTTTGGACTACGACAAGTGCAGCACcaccattaccaccaccacggctgACGGCCTCCTGTCTTTGGTCCGTGAAAAGGGATACAGGATCGTGCGCATTCTAGAGACCCACGCC
This window of the Podospora pseudoanserina strain CBS 124.78 chromosome 3, whole genome shotgun sequence genome carries:
- a CDS encoding hypothetical protein (COG:C; EggNog:ENOG503NWYC), with translation MSSSQLLVTTAACAARRSVITQLAPAAVRTFASVANVTPTTRNHKVVVVGGGSAGLTISHQLLRKGKFSQDDIAIVDPAEWHHYQPGWTLVGGGLKNKEQLRKPLKSLIDPKLRFYNTELSSFSPDSNTVTLDNGDKLTYEHLVVVPGIKVDFNSIKGLHDALSNPDSGVSSIYGYDTCDKADRTIKALKGGQAIFTQPMGIVKCAGAPQKIMWLALDHWKKSGLYDPANPSSSPIHITFATGLPVMFGVPKYSAVLEKLRKERGVEGLFAHDLVEINGNDAVFSHGENQKLTRKFDLMHVTPKMGAHAFVKSSPLANEAGFVDVDEETLRHKKWKNVWSAGDASSLPTSKTAAAITAQAPVLVKNVLRSMRGKEADEEYDGYTSCPLLTEYGKVLLAEFKYGGVPKETFGKALRIDQAVPRRAFYHLKKDFFPWVYYKYMVKGTWGGPKGWLRD
- the dpp4 gene encoding Dipeptidyl peptidase 4 (COG:O; MEROPS:MER0004504; EggNog:ENOG503NUI5) translates to MQRVAALVGAAAALLGAVSAIDPPRPPHQPVGGGSKLLTYNVTTGSPGALSVSTTGITWAQTDNDGDFITLASDGSLVFENVASGNKTTFLASSKIPADYWDYSISHDQTKVLWAVDYTKQYRHSYFANYLVQDVTTGQTQQLVPGSKGDIQYATWNPASSSQIAFVQGNNLFLWDNGTISQITTNGGPDLFNAVPDWVYEEEIFGTDHALWYSPDGEYIAYLSFNETGVDTFTIPYFMDNQKVAPAYPRELELRYPKVGTTNPTVAFHLLSVKDKKTTEIPVTAWAADDLIIGEVAWLTEEHDKVIYRAFNRVQDHEKLVVVDTTTKTSTLTRQRDGSDGWLDNNAAISFIGSITEQKGKGKGKAKGKGKGKGKDDEKEYYLDLSDESGWNHIYLFSVDGKDKIALTSGSWEVTGINKIDTSRGLIYYTSTERHSTERHIYSVSYITKKKTPLVDDKVSAVWSASFSTGGGYYILRYAGPNVPYQELYKIDSKTPLRVINNNDRLLNNLKEYKLPNITYHELDHPSGFKLNAMLRLPANFSPDKKYPVLLTPYGGPGAQQVNKGMQSFGWNAYIASDPELEYITFTVDNRGTGLKGRAFRSAVASNLGDLEAQDQIWAAKWLAKNPWVDASKIGIWGWSYGGYLTAKVVEIGDPIISLGIATAPVSDWRFYDTMYTERYMKTPALNAAGYNKSAVHNTDGFKKIAGGFLIQHGTGDDNVHFQNAAALADLLMGDRVSPEKLEVTWFTDSDHSIRYNSQGTFVYKQLSKKLFEEKKRTGTGGSHQWSKKGMGKKWVA